Proteins encoded together in one Ignavibacteriales bacterium window:
- a CDS encoding RNA methyltransferase → MTIIPIDSLDETDLHPYRTLRRPLDHQRNGIFVAEGEKVVRRLFASSLEILTVLLTPEWLEAYRPILEQRSGDVRVFVAQKPLVEAIVGFNLHQGIMAVARIPRPSSLTETLANIRRPALLVAVDGLTNAENLGVLVRNCAAFGVDALLVGETSSSPYLRRAVRNSMGTVFTLPVVHRTSLVDSLNDLKSHRGVRVIAAHPHAEQIALPRARLDGDCCIVFGSEGEGISGAVLAACDDLVAVPMRPGVDSLNVASASAVFLYEARKQRSDLHFGDERR, encoded by the coding sequence ATGACCATCATCCCAATCGACTCGCTCGATGAAACCGATCTTCATCCGTACCGCACGCTCCGTCGTCCGCTTGATCACCAGCGGAATGGCATCTTTGTTGCCGAAGGGGAGAAGGTTGTACGGAGGCTCTTCGCGAGCTCCCTTGAAATTCTCACGGTGCTGCTGACACCGGAATGGCTCGAAGCGTACCGGCCGATCCTCGAACAACGCTCCGGTGATGTGCGCGTGTTCGTCGCGCAGAAGCCGCTTGTGGAAGCCATCGTCGGATTCAATCTTCACCAGGGCATCATGGCTGTCGCCCGCATTCCCCGTCCGTCGTCGCTCACGGAGACCCTCGCAAACATCCGGCGTCCCGCCCTGTTGGTGGCAGTTGACGGTCTCACCAACGCGGAGAATCTCGGCGTTCTTGTGAGAAACTGTGCGGCGTTCGGTGTTGACGCGTTGCTCGTTGGCGAAACGTCGAGCAGTCCATACCTTCGCCGTGCAGTACGCAATTCCATGGGAACTGTCTTCACGCTGCCGGTGGTGCATCGTACGAGTCTGGTAGATTCGTTGAACGATTTGAAGTCACACCGCGGCGTGCGCGTCATCGCAGCACATCCACACGCAGAGCAGATCGCACTGCCGCGGGCGCGCTTGGACGGGGATTGTTGTATCGTGTTCGGCAGCGAAGGAGAAGGAATCAGCGGTGCGGTGCTTGCAGCATGTGACGATCTGGTGGCGGTTCCCATGCGACCGGGTGTGGACTCGCTCAATGTGGCCAGCGCAAGTGCCGTGTTTCTCTACGAGGCACGGAAACAGAGGAGCGACCTACACTTTGGGGACGAGAGGCGGTAG
- a CDS encoding STAS domain-containing protein, which produces MTIKEKMHGDVAVLTFKGNLMGEPDTTEVREKIYNLLQEGFGKIVLDMGQVKWVNSSGLGTLIAAMTSVKTKGGELRLARVTDKVESLFAITQLVKVFKTYETVDRAVSSFK; this is translated from the coding sequence ATGACGATCAAAGAAAAGATGCACGGCGACGTTGCGGTTCTTACGTTCAAGGGCAACCTGATGGGTGAGCCGGATACCACAGAGGTTCGGGAAAAGATCTACAACCTGCTGCAGGAGGGATTCGGCAAGATCGTGCTCGATATGGGCCAGGTGAAGTGGGTGAACAGTTCCGGGCTCGGAACGTTGATCGCCGCCATGACCTCCGTGAAGACCAAGGGGGGGGAATTACGGCTCGCGCGCGTGACAGACAAGGTGGAAAGCCTGTTTGCCATTACACAGCTTGTCAAGGTCTTCAAGACCTACGAAACAGTCGATCGCGCTGTGTCGAGCTTCAAGTAA
- a CDS encoding TonB family protein: MRFILFAALLLCGCATFELPDPSYSLPEVIHQSSLPPWPFHTDHASINLVFRVYIALDGTVGRAQIETPSGSRAWDSLALAEVRRWKYSPALMNGRPTALWLRQLITMHFDNPLYMKIAELACSEETAADSVYAMLVAGASFDSLARQHSVSDSRTRGGVLGEIDLHTLPLHISRQVAALHPGEYTKPLKRGRQFVIFRRVGNGA; encoded by the coding sequence ATGAGGTTTATCCTATTCGCGGCTTTGCTCCTATGCGGCTGCGCCACTTTTGAACTGCCCGATCCAAGTTACTCGCTTCCCGAAGTAATACACCAGTCTTCTCTTCCCCCCTGGCCATTCCATACTGATCACGCCTCGATCAACCTGGTATTCCGGGTATATATCGCTCTTGATGGGACCGTAGGAAGAGCGCAAATCGAGACTCCCAGCGGGAGCAGAGCATGGGATTCTCTCGCTCTGGCTGAGGTGCGCAGATGGAAGTATTCCCCTGCATTGATGAATGGTCGTCCGACGGCACTCTGGCTCCGGCAGCTGATCACGATGCATTTCGACAATCCTCTCTATATGAAGATCGCCGAATTGGCCTGCTCCGAAGAGACGGCCGCCGATTCAGTGTACGCCATGCTGGTTGCCGGTGCCTCGTTCGATTCCCTCGCGCGCCAGCATTCGGTTTCCGATTCGCGCACACGCGGAGGCGTTCTCGGTGAAATCGATCTTCACACACTGCCATTGCATATCTCGCGCCAGGTTGCTGCGCTTCATCCCGGGGAATATACTAAACCCTTGAAGCGTGGGCGGCAGTTTGTGATCTTCAGACGGGTCGGCAACGGCGCGTAG
- the msrA gene encoding peptide-methionine (S)-S-oxide reductase MsrA, whose amino-acid sequence MKIFIPLFICFSAFAQQGGKAVHMEKATFGAGCFWCVEAVFERSNGVQSVVAGYAGGAKANPTYEEVCTGTTGHAEVAQITYDPARISYEKLLEVLWEAHDPTTLNRQGADAGTQYRSVIFYHDEKQKAAAEKSKAAAQKNFDSPIVTEIQPLKEFYPAENYHQDYYKNHANAPYCVFVIKPKLKKLKLE is encoded by the coding sequence ATGAAAATCTTCATACCACTTTTTATCTGTTTCTCCGCATTTGCCCAACAGGGAGGAAAGGCAGTTCATATGGAAAAGGCTACATTCGGGGCCGGCTGTTTCTGGTGTGTCGAGGCGGTCTTTGAACGGTCGAACGGGGTTCAATCGGTCGTCGCCGGGTACGCCGGCGGAGCGAAAGCAAACCCGACGTACGAAGAAGTTTGTACGGGCACAACGGGGCACGCCGAAGTCGCCCAGATTACGTACGACCCTGCCAGGATCAGCTACGAAAAACTGCTGGAGGTGCTCTGGGAAGCTCATGACCCCACGACCTTGAACCGCCAGGGAGCTGATGCCGGAACGCAGTACCGATCCGTCATTTTCTATCACGACGAAAAACAGAAAGCAGCCGCCGAAAAGTCGAAGGCGGCAGCCCAGAAGAACTTTGATTCCCCGATTGTCACAGAGATCCAGCCGTTGAAAGAATTTTATCCGGCCGAAAACTATCACCAGGACTATTACAAGAACCACGCGAACGCGCCCTATTGCGTCTTCGTGATCAAACCAAAACTGAAAAAGCTGAAACTTGAATGA
- a CDS encoding UvrD-helicase domain-containing protein → MRWLLKNISYIVPVAQSSPILTILEKDRQFVLELPKYTVVSASAGAGKTRALKQRVVQLLLAQTIPNNSLKNILAITFTNNAAREMKQRVLDGLKSASLGMPETLEEFQHLLSLTPSEIQLRAGTLVEEILDNYSDFQIRTIDSFLARVFKASALELGLSPDLEIALDSDAILDEAFTLFARELHAGTSSARLFDQLIQLFLESRGGDDRFFWNPYPELADKVKDLYKRIILTSKQLRLEDHSNEIRELGGQLPKKVLELDRLLSHPNIAKAKRFEDYVGYAQADDVDRLIGYKFPSSPMKKTESDPKQFQRSLLECQPLCDEIAALRSHMILLKARQHYQPYAEAHALLAQSIEAVKRERGQVDIGDAVKRLAEYLKPGIVTEVYYSLGETLCHYLIDEFQDTNPIQWETLEPLVGNALATTGSLFVVGDTKQSIYGFRGADWRIMRRLQSEDVFPSATKDLKSLDTNYRSFEKILRFNRDVFKTIVPQKVDADAARASGLATDEQHVRDSFVGKGYVEVISVPVDAVDGQSGQVPQKEKMLDIVADCLSRGYRRSDITILSPRNGDIIEISGWLNERGISFISHSSLDVRSRAVTGEFLALLRFLDSPIDDLSFATFLLGNVFGGLLQRDNKTISRQNLLDLLFEHRLAHRREHPLYITFRQTHPDVWRMYFENLFNVVGYLPVYDLISEVFNTFNIFGLLRQEEATLAKILEVVKDFEEQGENSLKGFLQFAVDSSEDADWNIDIPTDVDAVRVMTIHKAKGLESRVVIVLLYDSTPRRDSLYFEEAGDEVRLVRLAKDVAEEVEELSGLYREKTLRQTVDDLNKLYVAFTRAEEEMYVISVQAKRSKTPSEYLPESGYGPEPKPAAHRVAPEPETSVELSHDLPRTALLQVEYAGIAVTEARRGEFVHAVLEAIGYAGDDLGPRLDRAIERALVRVPYETDPLQLRDLLLNVIALNELSPYFLKSEGRTILNEQEFAGPDGALLRMDRVVVDPATVTVIDYKTGEEKPDYTEQVLKYMKILRSYYAGRFVRGLLVYIDQKLVRTVS, encoded by the coding sequence TTGAGATGGCTTCTAAAGAATATTTCCTACATTGTCCCCGTGGCGCAATCCTCTCCTATTCTTACCATTCTCGAAAAAGACCGTCAGTTCGTCCTCGAACTGCCGAAGTACACCGTTGTCTCTGCGTCTGCAGGAGCGGGGAAAACCCGGGCACTCAAACAGCGCGTGGTCCAACTGCTCCTGGCACAAACGATACCGAACAACAGCCTGAAGAACATCCTCGCAATCACGTTCACCAACAACGCTGCCCGCGAGATGAAGCAGCGCGTCCTGGATGGCTTGAAATCGGCCTCCCTCGGAATGCCGGAAACACTGGAAGAGTTTCAGCACCTCCTCTCGCTGACGCCATCTGAAATACAGCTCAGGGCCGGTACACTCGTCGAAGAGATTCTGGACAACTACTCGGATTTTCAGATCCGCACCATTGACAGCTTCCTTGCCCGTGTCTTCAAGGCTTCTGCCCTCGAACTCGGCCTTTCTCCCGACCTTGAGATCGCTCTCGACAGTGACGCAATCCTGGATGAAGCGTTCACACTTTTTGCCCGGGAGCTGCACGCAGGGACATCTTCTGCCCGTCTTTTCGATCAATTAATTCAGTTGTTTCTCGAAAGCCGGGGCGGCGACGACAGGTTCTTCTGGAATCCATACCCGGAACTGGCCGATAAGGTGAAGGATCTCTACAAGAGGATCATCCTTACATCAAAACAATTGCGGCTGGAAGATCACTCCAATGAAATCCGGGAACTTGGCGGGCAACTTCCGAAGAAGGTGCTGGAACTTGACAGGCTTCTCAGTCACCCGAACATTGCGAAGGCAAAGCGATTTGAGGATTATGTCGGGTATGCACAAGCGGATGATGTGGACCGCCTGATCGGCTACAAGTTCCCCTCATCACCGATGAAGAAGACAGAGAGCGATCCGAAGCAATTCCAGCGTTCACTCCTCGAATGCCAGCCGCTCTGCGATGAAATCGCCGCGTTGCGGTCACACATGATTCTTCTGAAAGCACGCCAGCACTATCAACCGTACGCAGAAGCGCACGCCCTTCTGGCACAATCCATCGAAGCCGTCAAGCGCGAACGGGGACAAGTGGACATTGGCGACGCGGTCAAACGCCTTGCCGAGTATCTGAAGCCGGGTATCGTCACAGAGGTCTATTATAGTCTCGGAGAGACCCTTTGTCACTACCTGATCGACGAATTCCAGGACACAAATCCAATTCAGTGGGAAACTCTCGAACCCCTGGTCGGCAATGCGCTCGCGACAACGGGCAGCCTGTTCGTCGTGGGCGACACGAAGCAATCGATCTACGGATTCCGGGGAGCCGATTGGCGTATCATGCGACGCCTGCAGTCGGAAGACGTCTTCCCTTCTGCGACGAAGGACCTCAAGTCTCTCGACACCAACTATCGCAGCTTCGAGAAGATTCTCCGTTTCAATCGCGACGTGTTCAAGACAATCGTCCCTCAGAAGGTTGATGCAGACGCCGCACGTGCAAGCGGGCTTGCCACAGACGAGCAGCATGTCCGTGATTCTTTTGTCGGTAAAGGATACGTCGAAGTCATTTCAGTCCCTGTTGATGCTGTCGATGGTCAATCCGGTCAAGTCCCCCAGAAGGAGAAAATGCTCGATATCGTGGCTGATTGCCTCTCCCGCGGCTACCGGCGATCTGATATCACGATTCTCTCGCCTCGCAATGGTGACATCATCGAGATCAGCGGGTGGCTCAATGAACGGGGCATTTCATTTATCTCACACAGCAGTCTGGATGTCCGCAGCCGCGCAGTGACGGGGGAATTCCTGGCGCTGCTTCGCTTCCTCGATTCGCCGATTGACGATCTATCCTTTGCCACATTCCTGCTCGGGAATGTGTTCGGCGGACTCCTGCAGCGCGACAACAAAACAATATCCAGGCAGAACCTTCTCGACCTCCTCTTTGAACACCGTCTGGCTCATCGCCGTGAGCATCCTCTCTACATCACCTTTCGCCAGACACACCCGGATGTATGGCGGATGTACTTTGAGAACCTCTTTAACGTTGTCGGCTATTTGCCAGTCTACGATCTGATCTCTGAGGTATTCAACACATTCAACATCTTCGGGCTGCTGCGTCAGGAGGAAGCGACGCTGGCAAAGATACTCGAAGTTGTAAAGGATTTCGAAGAGCAGGGTGAAAACAGCCTCAAGGGGTTTCTCCAATTTGCGGTGGACTCTTCGGAAGATGCTGATTGGAACATCGATATTCCGACTGATGTCGACGCCGTGAGGGTCATGACGATTCATAAGGCGAAGGGATTGGAATCGAGGGTTGTCATTGTGCTTCTCTATGATTCCACGCCCCGCCGCGACAGTCTCTACTTCGAGGAGGCAGGAGACGAGGTGCGGCTGGTTCGTCTCGCGAAAGATGTCGCAGAAGAGGTAGAGGAGTTGTCCGGCCTGTACCGGGAAAAAACGCTGAGGCAGACGGTCGACGATTTGAACAAGCTATACGTTGCGTTCACGCGAGCCGAAGAGGAAATGTACGTCATCAGTGTACAGGCGAAGCGTTCAAAGACCCCTTCCGAATATCTGCCTGAGAGCGGTTACGGCCCGGAGCCGAAACCTGCCGCTCACCGCGTGGCGCCGGAACCCGAGACCAGCGTTGAACTCTCTCACGATCTGCCCCGAACGGCACTGCTGCAGGTGGAGTACGCTGGAATTGCTGTCACCGAGGCCAGACGAGGGGAGTTTGTCCACGCAGTTCTGGAGGCCATCGGGTATGCGGGAGATGATCTCGGGCCTCGTCTTGACAGAGCAATCGAGCGTGCGCTGGTGCGCGTTCCTTACGAGACCGACCCGCTGCAGCTGCGGGATCTCCTGTTGAACGTCATCGCGCTGAACGAGCTGAGTCCGTACTTCCTGAAGAGCGAGGGGCGGACCATCCTGAACGAGCAGGAATTCGCGGGACCAGATGGAGCGCTTCTCCGCATGGATCGCGTCGTAGTTGATCCGGCGACCGTGACCGTCATTGATTACAAGACAGGCGAAGAAAAACCCGACTACACGGAACAAGTGCTCAAGTACATGAAGATTCTCAGAAGTTACTATGCGGGCAGATTTGTTCGCGGGCTGCTCGTGTACATCGATCAGAAATTGGTCAGGACTGTCTCGTGA
- a CDS encoding PD-(D/E)XK nuclease family protein produces the protein MSRHVIISPAQNLIHEVASRLKSSTNDFSSSIVVFPGKRPAHFVRKALAERIRGSFIPPRIFSIDSFVEYLVSDKLGLVHKPLDNFDAVALLFDIHVSLAEHLGGEHFNSIDRFIGLGLKLYTELEELVMADVSMRRVFEALEAAPLGRMQALPDYFGRFYAVIEEKGSITRALYYRKAAEQIDSIDLSSHQNILFAGFYAYTELEQRILTSLLRRKNSAFIAQQGPGLKKHVQALGIDADDVQSPDTPSAPACYFYKASDTHGQVFAVSHKIKAMLASGTPIDEKTAIILPTADALFPVVHQTLPLLPPDRYNIALGYPLQRTPLFGFLSNLMDLGAGARGGDVPAREYTTFVLHPYTKNIRFGQRSDVTRVLFHALEKFLAETQSRTFVSLESLEKNNVLLDGVRRSLAAAGIEASLSDLQNHLQTIHDRTIRQFLDLHSLGDFAARAVEILQYIYKQSTATRHRFFHPYAQRFIELFESIRMSLLAPHRFGDPSSYFAFLRNAVASEEVPFSGTPLVGLQVLGLLETRNLSFDTVFLLNATDDVIPGTRGNDVLLPQPFREKLGLETYRQRERLIEYYVSILFAGARTVHCFFTESGNHEKSRFLEKLLWEEQQKKKSLDIKDLIQVVRYNVQLATASPDAIEKTHAVLEHLEGFEYTATSLDTWLTCQLKFYYAHVLKLSEKDEVADDIDQLEVGSFVHDVLSAFFKKTVGNTLTPADLDLKRLRQLIDTLYEEKYGSDLVGASYLVKQQLIRQLEAFISGYQMPRIVQDSVKILGLEESIAVNAGGFSFTGRIDRIEQRGARHVILDYKTGRDDSHVKINIDKLIAGEASTWHAAIGSFQLPMYMLLYSEAKQVPISSILPAFLFLGRNEITPDIETGIGGASHTAAEVYEAVRPVLFGTIQQILDPTKRFEPTEELHKACPRCPYRALCGTSWVGG, from the coding sequence GTGAGCCGGCACGTCATCATATCCCCCGCACAGAACCTGATTCATGAGGTTGCTTCGCGGCTGAAGAGCAGTACGAACGATTTCAGCTCGTCGATTGTGGTGTTCCCCGGAAAGCGACCGGCGCATTTTGTGCGGAAGGCTCTGGCCGAACGGATCAGGGGAAGCTTCATTCCTCCTCGTATATTCTCCATCGATTCGTTTGTCGAGTATCTTGTTTCCGACAAGCTCGGTCTTGTTCATAAGCCCCTCGACAACTTCGACGCCGTCGCGCTTTTATTCGACATTCACGTTTCCCTCGCGGAGCACCTGGGAGGAGAACATTTCAATTCCATCGATCGGTTCATCGGTCTTGGATTGAAGCTGTACACCGAACTCGAGGAACTGGTGATGGCCGATGTAAGTATGCGCCGCGTTTTCGAGGCGCTGGAGGCCGCCCCGCTTGGCAGAATGCAGGCTCTGCCGGACTATTTCGGTCGATTCTACGCCGTCATTGAAGAGAAGGGGTCTATCACCCGTGCGCTATATTACAGGAAAGCCGCCGAGCAGATCGATTCGATCGATCTTTCGTCCCATCAGAACATACTCTTCGCCGGTTTCTATGCATACACGGAACTGGAGCAACGCATCCTGACCAGCCTCTTGCGGCGCAAAAACAGCGCGTTCATCGCACAGCAGGGGCCCGGATTGAAGAAACATGTTCAGGCACTCGGGATCGATGCTGACGATGTGCAATCCCCGGACACTCCTTCCGCTCCAGCCTGCTATTTCTACAAGGCATCCGATACGCATGGACAAGTCTTTGCGGTGAGCCACAAGATCAAGGCCATGCTTGCTTCGGGCACACCGATTGACGAAAAAACGGCGATCATCCTCCCCACTGCTGATGCGCTTTTCCCGGTGGTCCACCAGACACTTCCATTGCTCCCGCCGGATCGGTACAATATTGCTCTTGGTTACCCGCTGCAGCGGACGCCGCTGTTCGGATTTCTAAGCAATCTGATGGACCTCGGAGCCGGAGCCCGCGGCGGTGATGTGCCGGCCAGAGAATACACGACGTTTGTGCTGCATCCATACACAAAAAATATTCGTTTCGGCCAACGGTCTGATGTCACCAGGGTTCTCTTTCATGCTCTGGAGAAGTTCCTTGCCGAGACGCAGTCCAGAACGTTCGTGTCCCTTGAATCACTCGAAAAGAACAACGTTCTTCTCGACGGTGTCCGTCGTTCCCTTGCTGCCGCCGGCATTGAGGCAAGCCTGAGCGACCTTCAGAACCACCTGCAGACGATCCACGACCGGACGATCCGGCAATTCCTCGATCTTCATTCACTTGGAGATTTTGCGGCCAGAGCTGTCGAGATCCTGCAGTACATTTACAAACAAAGCACGGCAACGCGCCACCGCTTCTTCCATCCGTATGCGCAGAGATTCATAGAGCTATTCGAATCGATCCGGATGTCCCTTCTCGCGCCGCACCGGTTCGGCGATCCGTCATCGTATTTCGCGTTCCTGCGCAACGCGGTCGCTTCCGAGGAGGTCCCGTTCTCCGGAACGCCGCTCGTCGGCCTTCAGGTGCTCGGACTACTGGAAACCCGCAACCTTTCGTTCGATACCGTCTTCCTTCTCAACGCGACGGACGATGTGATTCCCGGGACGCGCGGCAACGATGTTCTTCTCCCCCAACCATTCCGCGAGAAGCTCGGCCTCGAGACCTACCGTCAGCGCGAACGGCTGATCGAATACTATGTGAGCATCTTGTTTGCCGGTGCGCGCACGGTGCACTGTTTCTTCACCGAGTCCGGCAATCACGAAAAGAGCCGGTTTCTGGAAAAGCTCCTGTGGGAAGAACAACAAAAGAAGAAGAGCCTGGATATCAAGGACCTTATTCAGGTCGTTCGGTACAACGTGCAGCTGGCAACAGCGTCGCCGGACGCGATCGAGAAAACGCACGCGGTGCTCGAACACCTCGAGGGGTTCGAGTATACGGCCACGTCGCTTGATACCTGGCTCACCTGCCAGCTTAAATTCTATTATGCGCATGTATTGAAGCTGTCGGAGAAGGACGAGGTCGCAGATGACATTGATCAGCTTGAGGTCGGGAGTTTCGTGCACGACGTACTGTCAGCGTTCTTCAAGAAGACCGTGGGCAACACGTTGACTCCAGCCGATCTTGATCTCAAGCGGCTCCGGCAGCTCATCGATACCCTCTACGAAGAGAAGTACGGCTCCGATCTCGTCGGCGCATCGTATCTCGTGAAGCAGCAGCTCATTCGCCAGCTTGAGGCCTTCATCAGCGGCTACCAAATGCCCCGGATCGTGCAGGATTCTGTCAAGATCCTCGGGCTTGAAGAATCCATCGCGGTCAACGCAGGTGGGTTCAGTTTCACAGGACGAATAGACCGCATCGAGCAACGAGGCGCCAGGCACGTAATCCTTGATTATAAAACCGGCCGCGACGATTCGCACGTCAAGATCAACATAGACAAATTGATCGCTGGCGAAGCTTCGACCTGGCATGCGGCTATAGGGTCGTTCCAGCTTCCAATGTACATGCTCCTTTATTCGGAGGCCAAGCAGGTTCCGATCTCATCGATCCTGCCGGCTTTCTTGTTTCTCGGGCGCAACGAAATCACACCCGACATTGAAACCGGCATCGGCGGAGCGAGCCACACCGCAGCGGAAGTGTACGAGGCTGTGCGCCCGGTCTTGTTCGGCACCATTCAACAAATCCTCGATCCGACAAAGCGCTTCGAACCAACCGAAGAGTTGCACAAAGCATGTCCCCGGTGTCCCTATCGGGCTCTCTGTGGTACATCGTGGGTTGGCGGATAA